A stretch of the Proteus sp. ZN5 genome encodes the following:
- the hcp gene encoding hydroxylamine reductase, whose translation MYCVQCEQTMKTPVGNGCAYAQGMCGKTAETSDLQDLLVAVLEGLSAWALAARSVGIIDHDVDSFAPRAFFSTLTNVNFDSDRIVGYAKEAIYFRESLKSRTLAKNAAIQVTNPRAEIQLAGSDLDSLQKQAQLFALNADKAQIGDDLHGLRMLCLYGLKGAAAYMEHAHVLGQYDNEIYAEYHRYMAWLGTDPADMNELLENAMGIGQMNFRIMAILDKGETQAYGNPTPVTVNVRPVAGKAILISGHDLKDLQMLLEQTEGKGINIYTHGEMLPAHGYPELKKYKHLVGNYGSGWQNQQIEFAKFPGPVLMTSNCIIDPNVGNYGDRIWTRSIVGWPGVKHITGDDFSEMIEQAQSLEGFPYNEIEHLITVGFGRETLLNAADTVIDLVSQKKLRHVFLVGGCDGSRGERSYYTDLAREIPQDCLIMTLACGKYRFNKLDFGTLEGLPRLLDVGQCNDAYSAIMLAVNLAEKLGCGVNDLPLSLILSWFEQKAIVILLTLLSLGVKNIYTGPTAPAFLTDNLLAVLNEKFGMRSITTPEQDLKDILSA comes from the coding sequence ATGTATTGTGTGCAATGTGAACAAACAATGAAAACGCCTGTAGGTAATGGTTGTGCCTATGCGCAAGGTATGTGTGGTAAAACAGCAGAAACTTCAGATCTTCAAGATTTACTCGTTGCAGTATTAGAAGGACTTTCAGCGTGGGCTTTGGCAGCGCGTAGTGTCGGTATTATTGATCATGATGTAGATAGCTTTGCTCCTCGTGCTTTTTTCTCTACGTTAACTAACGTCAACTTTGATTCTGATCGTATTGTCGGTTATGCGAAAGAAGCTATCTATTTCCGTGAAAGTCTGAAATCTCGTACTTTAGCGAAAAATGCAGCAATTCAAGTGACTAACCCAAGAGCTGAAATTCAATTAGCAGGTAGCGATTTAGACAGCTTACAAAAACAAGCTCAGCTTTTTGCTTTAAATGCAGATAAAGCGCAAATCGGTGATGATCTTCATGGATTACGTATGCTGTGCCTGTATGGCTTAAAAGGGGCTGCGGCGTATATGGAGCACGCGCATGTTTTAGGTCAGTATGACAATGAAATTTACGCTGAATATCACCGTTATATGGCGTGGTTAGGTACTGATCCTGCTGATATGAATGAATTGTTAGAAAATGCGATGGGCATTGGTCAAATGAACTTTCGCATTATGGCGATCCTTGATAAAGGCGAAACTCAAGCTTACGGCAACCCGACACCAGTTACTGTTAACGTTCGCCCTGTTGCAGGTAAAGCTATTTTAATTTCAGGTCATGATCTAAAAGATCTGCAAATGCTTCTTGAGCAAACTGAAGGTAAAGGGATCAACATTTATACTCATGGTGAAATGCTACCTGCCCACGGTTACCCAGAACTTAAAAAATACAAACACTTAGTGGGTAACTACGGAAGTGGTTGGCAGAATCAGCAAATTGAATTTGCAAAATTCCCTGGCCCTGTATTAATGACTTCAAACTGTATTATTGATCCGAATGTAGGTAATTACGGTGACCGTATTTGGACACGTAGTATTGTTGGTTGGCCGGGCGTAAAACATATTACTGGTGATGATTTCTCTGAAATGATTGAACAAGCACAATCATTAGAAGGTTTCCCATATAATGAAATCGAGCATTTAATTACCGTTGGTTTCGGTCGTGAAACACTATTAAATGCCGCTGATACTGTGATTGATTTAGTTTCACAGAAAAAATTACGTCATGTTTTCTTAGTGGGTGGTTGTGATGGTAGCCGTGGTGAACGTAGCTACTACACCGATCTTGCAAGAGAAATTCCACAAGATTGTTTAATTATGACCTTGGCGTGTGGTAAATACCGTTTCAATAAACTGGATTTCGGTACTTTAGAAGGCTTACCACGCTTACTTGATGTGGGTCAGTGTAACGATGCTTACTCAGCGATTATGCTAGCTGTTAACCTTGCTGAGAAATTAGGCTGTGGTGTGAATGACTTACCACTGTCTTTAATTCTTTCTTGGTTCGAGCAAAAAGCGATTGTTATCTTATTGACCCTGCTTTCATTAGGCGTGAAAAATATTTATACCGGGCCAACAGCACCAGCGTTCTTAACTGATAATTTGCTGGCGGTACTAAATGAAAAATTTGGAATGCGCTCTATTACTACACCAGAACAAGATCTTAAAGATATTCTTTCTGCTTAA
- the hcr gene encoding NADH oxidoreductase, giving the protein MTMPTSLCPNRMQVHSINQETPEVWTLNLINHDFYSYKPGQFALVSINNSDETMRAYTISSSPGLSPFITLTVRRLENGIGSGWLTSQVKPGDYLWLSDAQGEFTCAGKEGARYLMLAAGCGVTPVMSMTRWLLNNQPKADITVIFNIREQSQFIFEKEWIELANAYPYNLNFIMMPKLPDNKGLFSGRISQEKLAALVPDIANRTVMCCGPNSYMEDTGRFARNLGVPAENIFMERFGDEPVCVDENEQLTMTIRHPLSQIKVPVGVTLLSAMEENKVPVFAACRAGVCGSCKTRIASGDYDVSSTSTLTAEEIAQGYVLACSCRLKGDVELA; this is encoded by the coding sequence ATGACGATGCCTACTTCTCTTTGTCCTAATCGTATGCAAGTTCACTCTATTAATCAGGAAACCCCTGAAGTGTGGACGCTAAATTTAATTAATCATGACTTTTATTCTTATAAACCGGGTCAATTTGCACTGGTGAGTATCAATAATAGTGATGAAACAATGCGCGCTTATACCATTTCATCTTCTCCTGGATTAAGCCCATTTATCACCTTAACCGTTCGTCGTTTAGAAAATGGCATAGGCTCAGGTTGGTTAACATCACAAGTAAAACCGGGTGATTATCTTTGGTTATCTGATGCTCAGGGGGAATTTACTTGTGCAGGTAAAGAAGGTGCGCGCTATTTAATGTTGGCGGCAGGATGCGGTGTGACGCCGGTTATGTCGATGACACGTTGGTTGTTAAATAATCAACCTAAAGCGGATATTACGGTTATTTTTAATATTCGTGAGCAAAGCCAGTTTATTTTTGAGAAAGAGTGGATCGAATTAGCAAATGCATATCCATACAATCTGAATTTTATCATGATGCCTAAATTGCCTGATAACAAAGGGTTATTTAGTGGTCGCATTTCTCAAGAAAAATTGGCTGCATTAGTTCCTGATATTGCGAATCGTACTGTTATGTGTTGTGGCCCAAATAGCTATATGGAAGACACCGGACGTTTTGCAAGAAATCTTGGTGTACCTGCTGAGAATATCTTTATGGAACGTTTTGGTGATGAGCCTGTTTGTGTTGATGAAAACGAACAATTAACCATGACTATTCGTCATCCATTATCACAAATTAAAGTTCCTGTTGGCGTAACTTTATTATCAGCAATGGAAGAAAATAAAGTTCCTGTCTTTGCGGCTTGTCGTGCAGGAGTTTGTGGTAGTTGTAAAACTCGCATTGCGAGTGGTGATTATGATGTCAGCAGTACCAGTACATTAACGGCTGAAGAGATAGCCCAAGGTTATGTCTTAGCATGTAGTTGTCGTTTAAAAGGAGATGTTGAGCTCGCTTAA
- a CDS encoding DUF6694 family lipoprotein, with protein sequence MKKLLVICLFSVMLAGCEKPQQTLDGSNVESLRISIVEMRNSLPLDEQTRFDEAIELAILNDINFNDLVIAGRHKNADIITRKMCQSLDGKTVKEIFLQAEEIRVQKLAFK encoded by the coding sequence ATGAAGAAATTGTTAGTTATTTGTTTGTTTAGTGTCATGTTAGCTGGCTGTGAAAAACCTCAACAAACCCTTGATGGCTCTAATGTAGAATCGCTACGTATCTCAATTGTTGAAATGCGCAATTCACTTCCCCTTGATGAACAAACGCGTTTTGATGAAGCAATAGAATTAGCTATTCTTAATGATATTAATTTTAATGATTTAGTTATCGCAGGGCGTCATAAAAATGCGGATATTATCACTCGTAAAATGTGCCAATCATTAGATGGTAAAACGGTAAAAGAGATATTTTTGCAAGCAGAAGAAATAAGAGTGCAAAAATTAGCATTTAAATAA
- the mgtE gene encoding magnesium transporter, with the protein MKFNTQNKMDAVLVADASLNTPKNNSTQDQYNRLKDDATVSAYMSQSYIAVSVADSVENVKTQLVNDLKDELIPTYLYVVDKDNYLNGILPVKSLLTAANDLFVSDVMRQTFFSVSPEQNRHDVYQLISHSGLDSVPVMHFGKLVGVLRPQDIAELIEDENTLDAQMQGATSPLEQPYLETSPVTLWRKRVVWLLMLFVAEAYTSTVLHAFEDRLEAAISLAFFIPLLIGTGGNSGTQITSTLVRAMALGEVSLRNVWSVLRKEITTSIMVALTMGIAGFVRAWFLGVGMEVMIVVGLTLVSITVWSAIVSSVIPMVLKRLGIDPAVVSAPFIATLIDGTGLIIYFEIASHVMSEFA; encoded by the coding sequence ATGAAATTCAATACTCAAAACAAAATGGATGCTGTATTAGTTGCAGATGCATCCTTAAACACACCTAAAAACAACTCAACTCAAGACCAATACAATCGTTTAAAAGATGATGCAACTGTTAGTGCATATATGAGCCAGTCCTATATTGCTGTTTCTGTCGCTGATTCTGTTGAAAATGTGAAAACTCAATTGGTTAATGATTTAAAAGATGAATTAATTCCAACCTATTTATATGTGGTGGATAAAGATAACTATCTAAATGGGATTTTGCCCGTTAAATCATTATTAACAGCTGCGAATGACCTGTTTGTCTCTGATGTGATGCGTCAAACCTTTTTTTCTGTCTCACCAGAACAGAATCGACATGATGTTTATCAACTGATTAGTCATAGCGGTTTAGACAGCGTACCTGTGATGCATTTTGGAAAGTTAGTCGGTGTTTTACGCCCTCAAGATATCGCTGAATTAATTGAAGATGAAAATACACTGGATGCACAAATGCAGGGTGCAACTTCACCTTTAGAGCAGCCTTATTTAGAAACCAGTCCGGTAACATTATGGCGTAAACGTGTTGTGTGGTTATTGATGCTGTTTGTGGCAGAAGCGTATACCAGTACGGTATTACATGCCTTTGAAGACAGATTAGAAGCTGCGATTTCACTCGCTTTCTTTATTCCATTGCTAATTGGTACAGGCGGAAATAGTGGTACACAAATTACCTCAACATTAGTACGTGCTATGGCATTAGGGGAAGTGAGCCTACGTAATGTTTGGTCTGTATTAAGAAAAGAGATAACCACATCCATAATGGTCGCACTGACTATGGGTATTGCCGGTTTTGTGCGTGCTTGGTTCTTAGGTGTGGGTATGGAAGTGATGATTGTTGTTGGCTTAACACTCGTTTCAATCACTGTTTGGAGTGCGATTGTTTCGTCTGTCATTCCAATGGTATTAAAGCGTTTAGGTATCGATCCTGCGGTTGTTTCAGCACCGTTTATTGCGACCTTAATTGATGGTACAGGTCTTATTATTTACTTTGAAATTGCATCTCATGTGATGAGCGAGTTTGCTTAA
- a CDS encoding SprT family zinc-dependent metalloprotease yields MKTVRVPIALVQSVMRTLREKLQQANLYLNTNYPEPTLHYNQRGTIAGSAYYANWEIRINPTLLIENKQNFIEEVIPHELAHLLVNRHFGRVAPHGKEWKWMMETVLQVSAKRTHHFDVSAVKAKTFPYTCHCEEKHQLTIRRHNKVLRGETQYRCRHCQAILQFTEQ; encoded by the coding sequence ATGAAAACGGTAAGAGTCCCCATCGCCTTAGTGCAAAGCGTTATGCGAACACTGCGTGAAAAATTGCAGCAGGCTAATCTTTATCTTAATACAAATTACCCAGAACCTACTCTACATTATAATCAGAGAGGAACTATTGCAGGCAGTGCCTATTATGCAAATTGGGAAATTCGTATTAATCCTACATTATTGATTGAAAATAAACAGAATTTTATTGAAGAAGTTATTCCTCATGAATTAGCGCATTTATTAGTTAATCGCCATTTTGGTCGTGTAGCACCTCATGGGAAAGAGTGGAAATGGATGATGGAAACAGTATTACAAGTTTCAGCTAAACGTACCCATCATTTTGATGTCAGCGCCGTTAAAGCTAAGACCTTTCCTTATACTTGCCATTGTGAAGAGAAACATCAGCTCACCATTCGCCGTCATAACAAAGTGTTACGCGGAGAGACACAATACCGTTGCCGCCACTGCCAGGCGATATTGCAATTTACTGAACAGTAG
- a CDS encoding metalloregulator ArsR/SmtB family transcription factor, protein MTQRVQPDLLDAMKLAANEASSMLKTLGNGDRLLLLCQLSQGEKSVSELEESLGIRQPTLSQQLTVLRNEGLVNTRRDGKRIFYSIADEKVLVLLNTLYQLYCPIAG, encoded by the coding sequence ATGACACAACGAGTTCAACCTGATTTATTAGATGCAATGAAATTGGCGGCTAATGAAGCGTCTAGTATGCTTAAGACGCTAGGAAATGGCGATCGCCTTTTATTATTGTGTCAGCTAAGTCAGGGCGAAAAAAGTGTGAGTGAATTAGAAGAGAGTTTAGGTATTCGTCAACCGACACTTTCTCAACAGCTAACCGTTTTGCGCAATGAAGGGTTAGTGAATACTCGTCGTGATGGAAAACGTATCTTTTATTCTATTGCTGATGAAAAAGTTCTCGTGCTACTTAATACGCTTTATCAGCTTTATTGCCCTATAGCAGGTTAA
- a CDS encoding YeeE/YedE family protein translates to MNIDWVHFTPLSAAIGGLMIGAAAAILLLFNGRIAGISGILGGVLSTKQQGNGWRWAFLLGMLIAPTLFYFFDKPLSPVIETSPWMLMIAGVLVGAGTRLGNGCTSGHGICGLARLSRRSIVAVLVFMVTAFITVYIQRHVIGG, encoded by the coding sequence ATGAATATAGATTGGGTTCACTTTACGCCTTTAAGTGCGGCAATTGGTGGGCTTATGATAGGTGCAGCTGCCGCCATTTTATTGTTATTTAATGGTCGCATTGCAGGAATAAGCGGTATTTTAGGCGGTGTTTTATCAACAAAACAGCAGGGGAATGGTTGGCGTTGGGCGTTTTTACTTGGCATGTTGATCGCACCAACACTGTTTTATTTTTTTGATAAACCCTTATCGCCAGTGATTGAAACGTCACCTTGGATGTTAATGATTGCCGGAGTACTGGTGGGAGCAGGCACACGTTTAGGTAATGGTTGCACGAGTGGTCATGGTATTTGTGGGTTAGCTCGATTATCACGTCGCTCGATAGTGGCAGTTTTAGTCTTTATGGTGACTGCATTTATTACTGTTTATATTCAGCGCCACGTAATAGGAGGCTAA
- a CDS encoding YeeE/YedE family protein translates to MTKFVAFLCGLLFSAGLIVGGMSNPQKILGFLDITGNWDPSLLIIMGAGLVVSVIGYQLTRRRQQSVLACPLNIPTNKVIDNPLVLGSVLFGLGWGLAGICPGPGLVLAGAGFYQGILFVFAMIVGWLLVGLFRKTQ, encoded by the coding sequence ATGACTAAGTTTGTTGCTTTCCTTTGTGGTCTTCTATTTAGTGCAGGATTGATTGTTGGTGGAATGAGCAATCCACAAAAAATCCTAGGTTTTCTAGATATTACAGGAAACTGGGATCCCTCTTTATTGATAATCATGGGAGCAGGGCTGGTTGTCAGTGTGATAGGTTACCAATTAACACGCCGTAGGCAACAAAGTGTATTAGCATGTCCTTTAAATATACCGACCAATAAAGTGATTGATAACCCCTTAGTACTAGGCAGTGTATTATTTGGTCTTGGTTGGGGATTAGCTGGAATTTGCCCCGGTCCTGGTTTGGTATTAGCAGGTGCTGGGTTTTATCAAGGTATTTTATTTGTCTTTGCCATGATTGTGGGTTGGTTGTTAGTTGGGCTTTTTCGTAAAACACAATAA
- the bcsC gene encoding cellulose synthase complex outer membrane protein BcsC, protein MWQFGHTHRHSVIALFLLTGILPVTQANEETTEAFLQEQVRLGTSTGNEVLVAQSLHRLALMKPNDPNILLMQIQFAVKQKDNAKAQQLFTQLGTQFPQSEQYQRAIKTLSLTTDVNRQKLQRAQLYRTAGRYDDALNLYDEIYLGMPPDETLALEYIQVLMQSSHDDKVDRLNHIYRQYPQNAKIASFYQQQSTIKSTVTTSTTSTASTIKPKTDVASLPIATLKQKARQQPDNADVVGALGVRYSRANQRGAAIYYLSQALKLSPNHDNSGQWRSMLQANQYWHLLSKGDEALLKQDYELAERYFNQLNKLSPYESESYIGLGDIAVAQRQLDVAESHYLQALKYQPNHPATLHSLAKLYRQQSHDKAQQFIDSLTPRQYKNLAEDYGYIISGIRQDSAADDEYKEQYLSAIEKRKAIAKDYPNDVWNIYRLTDDLLITQQTSEAEEYFNQLNRRLPNDASRLYAYALYLNKTGRETQALDMLNTIPLSQRSESMKALDSRLRFGEILAHAESLRAKGQEQQAVDYLFAHIPPEQKFETYLLIANWAQERNNLEQALSYYHTALNLEPNNETALLGATDIALEQGQKEQAKYYLAKIETLSPNQFNSNSIRRVANAEKEAGNTEKAQHYFAYLAQQIETEPDSADPLILRDIARFQRDGQHRQQAHYYYQQAMIKDGITDRLPKDNIEYTALMRNDEKDNWLSRSLRADAHSLYRQQEWLFTLEHDYWGSSGSEGYSKLRAHTTMLQLDHPVYDGRFFWRADLVNLSSGKLGTSPYDSKFGTCYRTGCFPLEQKSFGVSPAIGWENGQWQWDLGTTPLGFEVTDWVGKIAYNHDLFNVGWTLDVHRRPVNSSQLAFAGQRDIWTNQTWGGVRRTGVRLSGSYDLGGTDGYWGEISIDKLTGKNVEDNSSVRGMGGYYYKLINENNRRVSVGLSTMLWHYDKDLSGYTLGQGGYYSPQKYVSLGLPINYRERTENWSWELSGSLSWSYSQTDDRKRYPLQNLISPDKFNRYMNGLSPEDREEMMRLYYQERDAVDKGDSSNGFGYTARALVEHRITPHWFIGAAIDIQQAKNYTPSHALMYLRYSFDGWNGDLDLPPNPLIPYADFK, encoded by the coding sequence ATGTGGCAATTTGGTCACACACATCGCCACTCTGTTATTGCTCTCTTTTTGCTGACAGGCATTTTGCCTGTCACGCAAGCCAACGAAGAAACAACGGAAGCTTTTTTACAAGAGCAAGTGAGATTAGGAACATCTACAGGAAATGAAGTTTTAGTGGCTCAATCGTTGCATCGTTTAGCGTTAATGAAACCCAATGATCCTAATATCTTATTAATGCAAATTCAGTTTGCCGTTAAACAGAAAGATAATGCAAAAGCACAACAGTTATTTACTCAATTAGGTACTCAGTTTCCGCAATCAGAGCAATATCAGCGTGCAATAAAAACCTTATCACTGACAACGGATGTTAATCGGCAAAAATTACAGCGAGCCCAACTTTACCGTACAGCTGGGCGCTATGATGATGCACTAAATTTATACGATGAAATTTATCTAGGAATGCCGCCGGATGAGACTTTAGCACTGGAATATATTCAAGTGCTTATGCAATCTTCTCATGATGATAAGGTAGATAGACTTAATCATATCTATCGCCAATATCCTCAGAATGCGAAAATAGCCAGTTTCTATCAGCAACAATCCACAATAAAATCGACGGTTACAACAAGCACAACTAGTACGGCTTCTACTATAAAACCTAAAACAGATGTTGCCTCATTACCTATTGCGACCTTAAAACAAAAAGCACGACAACAACCCGATAATGCGGATGTTGTAGGTGCATTGGGCGTGCGTTATTCTCGCGCAAATCAGCGTGGTGCAGCTATTTACTATCTTTCACAAGCGCTGAAGTTATCACCCAATCATGATAATAGCGGTCAATGGCGATCCATGTTGCAGGCTAATCAATATTGGCACCTGCTTTCAAAAGGCGATGAAGCGCTCTTAAAACAAGATTATGAGTTAGCTGAGCGATATTTTAACCAACTCAATAAGTTAAGTCCTTATGAAAGCGAGTCTTATATTGGTTTAGGTGACATTGCCGTTGCACAGCGCCAATTGGATGTTGCTGAAAGCCATTATTTACAAGCTTTAAAGTATCAACCTAATCACCCCGCGACTTTACATAGCCTCGCAAAACTTTATCGCCAACAGTCACATGATAAAGCACAACAATTTATTGATAGTTTAACGCCAAGACAATATAAAAATTTGGCAGAAGATTATGGCTATATTATCTCTGGCATAAGACAAGATTCAGCCGCTGATGATGAATACAAAGAGCAATACCTTAGTGCGATTGAAAAACGTAAGGCAATTGCTAAAGATTATCCTAATGATGTTTGGAATATTTATCGTCTTACTGATGATTTATTAATAACGCAACAAACCTCTGAAGCTGAAGAATATTTTAACCAACTTAATCGTCGCCTTCCTAATGATGCATCTCGACTTTACGCCTACGCGCTATATCTCAATAAAACAGGGCGAGAAACTCAAGCACTTGATATGCTAAACACAATTCCTTTGTCTCAACGAAGTGAGAGTATGAAAGCGTTAGATAGTCGATTACGTTTTGGTGAAATATTAGCACATGCAGAGTCTCTACGCGCAAAAGGACAAGAACAACAGGCTGTTGATTACCTTTTTGCTCATATTCCACCAGAGCAAAAATTTGAAACTTATTTACTAATAGCGAACTGGGCTCAAGAGCGAAATAATCTTGAACAAGCCTTAAGTTATTACCATACCGCACTAAACCTAGAACCTAATAATGAAACGGCATTATTAGGTGCAACAGATATTGCCTTGGAGCAAGGACAAAAAGAACAGGCAAAATACTATCTTGCGAAAATAGAAACACTTTCACCCAACCAGTTTAATAGCAACTCTATTAGACGTGTCGCCAATGCAGAAAAAGAGGCGGGTAATACAGAAAAAGCACAACACTATTTTGCTTACTTGGCACAACAAATTGAAACAGAGCCGGACAGTGCTGATCCTTTAATATTACGCGATATTGCTCGTTTTCAGCGTGATGGGCAACATCGTCAACAAGCTCACTATTATTATCAACAAGCAATGATCAAGGATGGAATAACAGATAGGTTGCCAAAAGATAATATTGAGTACACCGCATTAATGCGTAATGACGAAAAAGATAACTGGTTATCTCGAAGCCTACGAGCTGATGCTCACTCTCTTTATCGTCAACAAGAGTGGCTTTTTACTCTTGAACATGATTATTGGGGCTCTAGTGGTAGCGAAGGCTATTCGAAACTACGCGCCCACACCACGATGTTACAACTCGATCACCCTGTTTATGATGGTCGTTTCTTTTGGCGGGCAGATTTAGTTAATCTCAGCAGTGGCAAACTAGGTACATCACCTTATGACTCTAAATTTGGGACTTGTTATCGTACTGGCTGTTTCCCATTAGAGCAAAAATCCTTTGGTGTTAGCCCAGCAATTGGCTGGGAAAATGGTCAATGGCAATGGGATCTTGGTACAACACCTCTGGGTTTCGAAGTCACTGATTGGGTCGGTAAAATCGCCTATAACCATGATCTTTTTAATGTAGGCTGGACGCTTGATGTTCACCGTCGTCCAGTTAATAGCTCTCAACTAGCTTTTGCTGGTCAACGAGATATTTGGACTAACCAAACATGGGGTGGCGTGAGAAGAACGGGTGTTCGTTTAAGCGGAAGCTATGATTTAGGCGGAACAGACGGTTATTGGGGCGAGATTTCTATTGATAAACTGACGGGTAAAAACGTTGAAGATAATAGTAGTGTTCGAGGGATGGGTGGCTATTATTACAAACTTATCAATGAGAACAATCGCCGCGTTTCTGTCGGATTAAGCACAATGCTTTGGCATTATGATAAAGACTTAAGCGGATACACTTTAGGTCAAGGTGGTTATTATAGTCCTCAAAAATATGTCTCTTTAGGGCTCCCGATTAATTATCGTGAACGTACTGAAAATTGGTCTTGGGAATTATCAGGCTCTCTTTCTTGGTCTTACTCCCAAACAGATGACAGAAAGCGCTATCCTTTACAAAATCTCATTTCTCCCGATAAATTCAATCGCTATATGAATGGACTTAGCCCTGAAGATCGAGAAGAGATGATGAGACTTTATTATCAAGAGCGTGATGCTGTTGATAAAGGAGACTCCAGTAATGGTTTTGGTTATACCGCAAGAGCATTAGTTGAGCATCGTATTACACCGCATTGGTTTATTGGTGCGGCTATAGATATTCAACAAGCAAAGAACTATACCCCTAGTCATGCATTAATGTACTTACGTTATTCATTTGATGGTTGGAATGGTGATTTAGATTTACCGCCAAATCCTCTTATTCCTTATGCTGATTTTAAATAA